The Arvicanthis niloticus isolate mArvNil1 chromosome 19, mArvNil1.pat.X, whole genome shotgun sequence sequence tgtgtgctgctctaagaaaaaatgttactattatgtagaccattcaagagtgaccagagagtaaattcagaaaaaaagttagaccagagacaagatagagatgcacagcaactttgattcaagagttggttcaatcctcccttgctggaccccttgtgattttacttttgctcttaaccataggcccctacatttaaaatagattagtaacttttgttagagaaagaataaatgctgttcaactttttgtgttgcgccaccaatataggactttgggtcaaaaaaaatgataattatgatactggagtttaaatttttctaaagatccagatcggaaaaagtggggtgaaaatagactattaataattgagtttttatgattaaaaacataaccaaatcggaaaaagtggggatgtagagtgaaaaattataaaggccatcttatcaaatatgtataaatttttcgccttagaccttgggcagaaaagcacctgccagcaggtttgggtccatctaattagttacagaggaggggggagttacagtacaaaggcctgttaagaacatcccagaaactgactggccaagggaagaactacaccctgccccatggtacggcctactagtgttcaaaaaaggtaaaacaaccaatcctgtgcacccgcgcgaaagttcgatttttccctaccccgcccatatataagcgctatgcccctgagccacgaggtcagtccctctatcccctatgtgagatatggggatatgggctggcccagagctctgatataataaaccacctcatgtattttacagcaagacggtctctcgtgtgtcctttgggtgcgtgttatcctgagacttaagtggacccctttttggggagtcccggacctttcaactCGTCAGGAAAGACACTAGCTTCAGAATGGAGGAGGTCCTTGGAAGCCCCACTTGAGGATGATGTGCAGAGCTACTGTGGAGTTGCTAGAGTTCTAAGAAAAAGTCCAAAGAGGGAACTGGTATAGTAGTTATTTTCCAGCCATCAGGATATATCATTAATCATACATTTAACAAAACACCACTACCcaaaacacatacagacacaccccCGGCTTAggccagaaaaataaataagcaggCTGTTACGGAAGAAGCATAAAGAATTGCATTCAAGGCTCCAGAACCATGTAAAAAAACTAAGTGTGGTGACATACACTGGTAATCAGGCACTGAGTGTTAGGAGATGAGACAGAAGACTGCTAGGGACAGCTGACAGCCAGCCCAGTTTCAGGTTTCGTGACACATCCTCTCTCAAGGAACCAGGGCAAAGAGTGACAGAGAAGAACATCTGATGACCAACCCTGGCTTCCATGCATGTACATaggcatgtgtacatgtgaatatataccacacacacacacacacacacaccaaaaccagaAAGCCTGATCCATAGTTAATATGAAGGGGAAAAGCAAAGATGTTAAACAAAACTCAGTAAGTACTGTGAGGATCTTCACTGTAagtttgactggatttagaaccATACAGAAACACCTCAGTTGTGTCTGAgagagtgtttccagaaaggtttattGCTGAGGGAGCCCCAGCAGGAATGTGGGTGTTATCATCCAGTAGGCTGGTGTTCTGGGTGGAacgaaaaggagaaagcaagcgtATCAGCAATTGTTTTCCTATGCTCCCTGACTGGACGCAGAGATCAGGTCAGACACCCCGCAGGCCCGACTCCCTTGCCATCACAAACTGTATTCTTCTAAGCAGaagcccaaataaatccttccctcaTTAAGTTGCTCTGGTCATACATTTTGGTCATATCAACAGAAAAATTAACTAATGTAAGTATCTAAGAAATTTTGTGGGGCtgctgaggtggctcagtgggtaatgccACTTGCTGCTATGCCTGACGACTGGAATTTGATCCCAGGACCccaaagatggagggagagaatcaATTCCTTTAAGTTGTTCTCTGTACATATACCATGGTACGTGCtctcccacacacaaataaatgaaactatGTGAGTTGCATTAATAAAAAGGTAGGACTTTTACTCATCATTTTAGTATCTAGCCACTATGAAAGGATACTTATATCAGCATCTGGCAGAAAATAATTACTTTCAGATTTTGATATAGTCATACATACATTTTGGAAGTAAATAGATAACCTAAAAATCTAACCTAAAAGACTTTGTTAGACTTTCAATGGTTAAATGGCACTCATATTCAAAGGGAAGACAATTCAATCTCCATTAACTGCACAGTATTATACTGATTCATTTATACTTTTGTCCGAGATTTAGGCTGTTCTAATCTCTATTAAATAAGTACTAGCTTAAAGGTGGATCGACAGCATCATACTTCAGAATGATTAAAAGTGTGTAACACATGAGAACAGAACCACAACTTCCTGCTTTATACTCTGCGAGTCTGGCAAGCCCACCATCTATCATTGTAAGTTCCCCTAAGTATCATTCTTACCTGGAAATTAGGTTGAAACACACAGCAGTCCACACTTTTGTAATGTCCCTTAAGCATGGCGAGCCGCTCTCCTGAGTGGACTGCATACACAGCAATGGTGCTGCCATGGGGAACAAACACAAACTCTGAGCTGCAGCCACAGGAGACAGCAAACTTCAGCCCTTTCCTGCTGTCGATACACACCTTCCCGTAGTTCACCTGCAGGATGACATTATAACGTTACTCACTGCTAAAGCCCGAGTTAAAACggcaacaaagatgaaaatgtaaagaaaccAGTATGTTAATAAAAACCAGGGCCAATGATacaaatgtacattttatatttgagGAAACAGAAATTGTGAATAAACCCACAAAGGACATATGACATAACAAAGACAAACTTGAATCATTTTCATTgtcagtcctctcttctcttcctccctcctttctttcttgctttctaccTTGTTCTAGGCTTCATGTACATACACCACATGAGACCTCCGACCTTATTGCATTTCCGCCTTTGGTTTGACTAAAATTTTAGAAACCTTTGATACtggtaaagagaaaggagagcatgTTATTGGTGTCATAATTTGGCTATTTCTTCAAGAAGGGACAATGGCTTAACATAAAACATACTAGGAGGGAAGATGTCTCTTTGGATGTCTCTTAGGAACTGCCCTGTTCCTAAGGTGTGCTGTCATACAGCCCGCACTGTAACATGGCCGTCACAACCACTTTACGTGGATGGGTGAACAGTATCAACATGGCTGTACAACTTCACTTCTCTCAGAACTAACTCGTCAACAATGAAGACATTCTTACTTATTGAAGTAGTGGTTGCTCTTGGGAATTTGCTTTAAGGAAACAATTAAGCAGCAGAGAGTACCATGCCCAGAGGACTCAGTGCAGCACAATGGCAGACCCACTGAAAGTGTTAACTTGCAATGGAGCTAGTGCCTTCAGCCACCTGTGGCACCAGGGCTGCAGTCCATTCCACACTGAACTTGGGGTCTGAAATCTAGGTGTTACAGGCTCTCTCAGACTTAACCTCTAAACTCCATTCTTTTCATCTGCTAAATGGAAATGACACTATTTACCATAATAGTGTTATTGTAAAAATACAATGGAAATCATGGACATGACAGCCCCTGGGAAATGAAGGTAGCCAGTTACATCTAGATTCATTTATTCCAAGTGTTAGGAAGCGCACTCTTCCATTCCCACAAATGAGCCAGCATGTGCCATTTAACTATGGGGAGGCATAACTCTGGAAGCTAGAGAGGGCCCATAAGTGGGGAGGGGCCTCAGGGCtgaggggagaacagaacacacatgatataaaAGTAGGAGGGGATTACTGATGGTTAAAATGAGAATGGGGAAAGGAACAAGAGAGGAGGGAGTTGGGTTAAAGAACACAAAGGCTGTATGGAAAATCCTCATGGAGACCTTCTATTGAAGGAGTTTGAACACAGGTACCATGAATAATGCCTCCCATAAAATACACAGTTAAGTGAAAATCTTGCCAGAGGTGGGTTAGTTCCCTACAAGCTAATGGTCAGTGAGCCCAGAGGCCCTTAAAACAACAAGGCTATAGCCATTGCTCTTGCTTGCCTACCATAATAGGAcagccctattgctgaagatgccaTTGGCCCTGGATGTGGTACATAGAGAAAGAAACCAAACTCGAAATGTCAACGATGCTACTGAGCTTTCAGTGTAGGAAGGCGCTATGCAGGCTGCTGGGAAGAAAGGTCATTAATGAACCCTGGAGTCAGTGACATCCCTGAACACAATGGTACCAACCTGCCATGAGTGTGCCCACTGGTCCAAGAGTGGAACAAACCATCAGAGGGTCATCAGCCGTCCTGAGTGGGCTGGCGGCTCTTGTTGTTGCAAACCCAGTCAAAAGCCCACGGTTGTGGAAATCATACTTCCTTGAGAGGACCTACTACTATTGTTTTGATAAAGGAATATGGTatctaaatatttttgttcatgCCCAGAGATTAGTACTGCTTTCAACCTTGCTTCTTTCACAGTAAGCAGCAGCTACTGCAAAAACTcatcaaagtgctgagaataagggaCTGTGTGTGCTCCAGCCCCATGTGGGACACCTATATTAACCCCAGAAGACTTTGGAAACATCACCgcagagagggcagaaagaagtGAAAGGCTAAGTAGTCGATCAGTGTATCTTGGCTAGTGAAAGTCAGACTCAAATACCTCAAACATTGCATCTAAACTATGCTAACTAAACCACTGAAACATTCTGTTACATAATATTTTCATTCCTTGTAAGAAGTGATGACAATAGTACACTGAAAGACAAAACAAGCCCAGTGTATTCTGGAAGCTTCTAAGGTAGAACAGAATCAAAGACAAGTTGAGCCTGAGCTAAACCTCGAAAGCCGAGAAGTAGCAATGGAGGGATATTCTAGAGGCAAGGCAGCACTCTGGGCAGCAGAGGAAAGACAAGGCAGTGTGGCGGCTCTAAGGAGCTCAGCACACTAcagggggaaatgggaaagaggCAGAACAGCCAGAGAGCTAGAATGCATGGCTTATACAACAGCGAAGGCATCTGAACAACTGGAAAGGTTGGAGGAGTAAGTGGAAGACTCCACTTGGAGGAGCCATAATAGGATGTTAGAGTAATTATCGGAGGTGAGCCTAGCAGTGATACTGGAAGACACAGGACAATGAAACCACGAAGAAATTAGCAGCACTGGGGCTGGCTTAACAGTGATATCAGTGAGCAAAGAACAGAGGCTCAGTTCTCTGACATCATCAGTCATAGACAATGAAGAAGGGCAACAACTGAGCAGACAGCACCAATACCTACCTTGcatgcttttgttgttgctgttgtgtacCGTCTGGATTTGTCACATGACACTTGGACATGGTGTGATCCTGCCACTTGTCTATGAGAGGCCTTTACCAGCTGTCCCTCTCTCCTAGACCTCACACAGGCCTCCACGGCTCAGCTCTCGGCATCTGTACTTCCTGTTACTGTGTGTGGATTTCCACATAAGAGCTTCCAGTTGTTCCTAGAGTATCCATGATGCTACCACATCAGTCTCtgaacatttttcctttcttccctagaTTAACTCTCAAGTAGCTGATGGATCAACTCTTCTTTTCCTCTAGGTTAAATGTTAACTTCTCAATGAAGCCTTCTGTGACTGCCCTATGAAACCCAGGTACTCTAACTTCCTAGTGTCTTTTCTTTTACTGAGTTTTtcctgagatagggtcttgctaggtagcccaggctggttctgAACTCACTAGGTAGTCCAGCCTTGACCCTGAGACCCACCTGAGTGTAGACACATACCAGGCTCTTCCTTTTCCACGGTTTCAGTTTATGTTCATCCATTGActgactgattttctttttttaaatccttcCTAGATTGGAAGCTTCCTAAGAGCAGACAGGTTTCCTATGCTTTGCCTACTGCTGATATTATTATTGCTTGGCCAGTAAGTAAATGCTGAATACATACTTATTAAATGAagatgaggagaaaggagaagaaggtgCTGAGTTAGGACATAACACAAGGAACGGTAGAGTCTAAAGTATAAAGTCAATGCCAGAGAATCTACCCTGAGATAGACAGAAACCTACTCCACATGGATTGTAAGGGAGGCTGGGCTGTGCAGCTTCATGGCAGAGTGCTTTCCTGGCAGGCACAAGCCTCCGGGTCTGAGGCCACCATCACAGACAAAAAACCGACTCCATACAGCATAGAAATACTAGTATTTATATAAGTAATCAGAGTGACCCTCTCAGGAATGTTAAAGAAAATTATCAGCTAGAATGGatgggttaaaaaaaagaatgattaattttaaatgtaaaatctgACTGTTGGTAACTTCATCCATATTAGAAGTTCTCAATCTTTTCATTGGAAGCATCAGGCACATACACACCTACTCCACTAGTCCGAGCAGGGCGTGCCAGGCGTGAGAATTGGCTGGCTTACCTTGACTTGAGAATTAGTTGTTCATATCTAAAGCATCTTTCTAAAATTTACTAACGACTGTGATGCAAAGGCAAGAAATAAAGTCACATCTATAGCAACGTACAAAGCGTACATCACAAATCCGCTCACTGAAGCCCTCTGAAGTCTCTTACCAGTGTGTTGTCCCCGCTGGAGCTATTCCAGAGCCGCATCCGGTTGTCTGTGCCTACGGTGAGCAAGTAAAGCCCGTCACTTGTAAAACACAAGCCGTTAACTTTCCCATTGTGAGCAGTGTTTGCTGCAGTGAAAACACATTTGGTTTATGTTTTAATGTATTGAGCATATATGTAAACACATTAAAGAATAACTAGTGAATTACTTAAACTATAATTTGACCATAACCAACCTTTAGATTATGTGAACACAAAATAAGCAACATTAAAAGAACCACAAATACAGAGGAAAAGGACAGACAAAGAAACCTGCTAAGTATAATTTTTTCAGTAAGCAAATGGTGCTATTAAACTCAATTAAATGTACAGTTCAATACAGAACTTTAAACACCTTTCAACCCTTTTATATAGTTCCCTCCAAActagaaatcatttgacaaattAAAGATTTGTAATGGCAGTGCCTGCCTGGAATCCCATCACTAGGAAAGCAGAGGAAGCATCTCATTGTATCCTAATACACTTCTAGTCCAGAATGAGTGAAAGCTACTACCCAGGAATTAAATCCCTTAGAAACACATTGAGCTGCAATGTCATATGGACTGCATGTAACTTCCGCTGACCACAACTTGCATATTTTATGGTGACATGAAAGCACAAAACAGCGCCATTTCTTTACTCTATTGTAGCTTTCTGAATAATATAGAATTTGCATAGTtggctttaaagaaaaaatatttgccaACCAAGTTACATAAGAAGTTATGTTTGCAACTTTGGAGGCAAAAGCAGTTTCCAGTTATTTGTatcttagaagaaagaaaaccacaatcaAGTTTGATTCACAAACTGATTCATGGTGAATGCCATTtataaaaatcagtttttaatttgtcgatatatatatatataatttgatttcaatgaaaagaaaaccCACCATAAGAAGCATTACTGTACTTTTATGTTAATATGGTCTTTATTACCTGATTCAACAGCTTGTGACTTTTTCCCATTATGCTGATCAAGAGTAAGCAAGCATCCTGACGCTCTTCTCACATCCCATAATTTTACTCTACTGTCAGCACTGAGGGAAAAAAAGTCATATATTGACATATGTAGCTAGGATAATAACTCCACTCTTTATTTTGCCAACTTGACCACAGTGGTCTCACGCTATTAGCACCAATATATTTCTACAATTGTACTGTATTATTTCAACAAATACTCAATACTCACCACTCACCAGTACATAAAATAGTGAAACAGTAGCAAAGAGAGATGGTTTTTTACCAGATTACAAGGACAACATTCTGCTTTTCTCCAGGGTGCTATGACAGTGATCATGAcatactttctcttctttctcagttgTTATCTAGACAATCAAGCAGTTAGGGAGTCTCtttgtttaaacatttatttagtatcAATTTGgggtttcttgttttttataGAAGTTTGGAACTAAGGTACATCATGAAGacagtatttttatttgcttcttgtggtcaaacatttaaatacatttaatatcATCTAGAAGctagacattttattttctttcaagtgaAACAACTAAGGAACAGACAGAACCTGTGtcaatttctcctttaaaaatcaCCTTGTAGTAACATGTGCTCCCAGTCAGACCCACTTACCTATCCTGTCTTCATAAAGACTACAACAatagtctttaaaaacaattttacatttatttgggcgcacgtgcatgcatgtgtgtacgtacATGAGTGCAAGGAAAAATATCACAGGACAACCTATGTGAGCTGGATCACTCCTCCCTGGCAGGCTTGGCAGCGAGTATCTTCCTCTGACATCCTGCCTGATCTATTTGTCTTTTGATGTCACTGTACCTCAGCAGTCACACACTTTTACCTCCTCAGGTCACTGATCTCTGAcagttttttatgtatgtgattttccttccttttagcAGGGCTTCCAAAGCTCTCTCCTATGTTGAGGTCCCTTCCTTTGTACACCAAAAATCTTTGTCTGTATCATGTGATGTTTAGAGCTCTGTGGCTGGGCATAGCTGTAGTCTGTTTCTTGAGCGGAGCACAGTTGTCCAGTGGTCCTATGCACTGTAACTAGCCATTTCCCCACAGCCTATCATCCTGACTCTTTATAAGCTCACCTCCAATCCATACTCTACCCTCACTGTCCAGCCTCACCCAGGGCACTCTCCTGTACTAGTTACTGAAGCTATGCTGCTACTAAGGCATTTCAGATGTTCTGTAGGCAGTGATCTTTCCTTCTGTAGACTGTCTGCTTTCTGAAGTTGCTACCAACCTGTATCTCTAGTACCATACTTGGAACAGGTAGTAGCCATCAAATATTAACAAACTAAATCAATGGATAGATGGGTACTTCATATCAGAGCAAACATTTTGggttaataaaaatgaaaaatgtcacTCTTAAGTGTGTAGTGTTATACTTCCATGTAGGAGAACAACACAATTGTGTTGCTAGCAGTGTGAGCTGATTCACATATCACTAGAGATTCTCTTGCTTTCCCTGGGTTCTCAAAGGTGAATGCTTTCAAGATGGATATCCTGCAAAGGAGGCACTGGGTAGACAGTTCACAGAAGAAGCCTGCAGCAcgagcatgaggacttgagtgtAGGTTCCCTGCAAACCCAAGTGCAGCTGTGTGCTTCTGTGATCTCAGAGCTGGGAAGAGGAAAACAAGCCAGTCCCCCTACCTGAACCAATGAGCTCAAGGCTCAGCCGAGAGCTTAATAAATCCAGTGGAGGACGACAAccccagtgtcaacctctggcttacacacatacaaaggaGGCAaagagagctgggtggtggtggcacacgcctttaatcccagcacttgggaggcagaggcagaatttctgagttcgaagctagcctggtctacagagtgagttccaggacagccagggctacacagagaaactctgtctcgaaaaaacaaaaaaacaaaacacaaaaccaaaggaggcaaagaatattttctttgctgATATGGATTGAAATTTGTTACTTAATGTTTAATTTTCAGGTACTAACTATATATGACAAAATCTGTAGCTCATGAAAATGCAACCTCTCAAATTGCTtctaattactaatattaacagTAAAACCAAATAAATTGCACTTTACCTTGCTGTTGCCAAGATATAGTCATAGCGTGGGGACCAGGAAACTGCCAATATTTCCTGTCTGTGACCTGCAAATACAAGTGAAAAgtcttgtaaaatatttaaaacaaaacaaaacataaaaagagcAAGAAGGCAGTAATTTTGCCTGACTCAGAAAACAACAAGTATAAATAATACTGAATGGATATGATCACTTCTTAAACTTGAGGTGTCTTCATTTAAAGACTAATGTGAGGTTTCTGAGAAGTTTTTAACCCAGGACTTTCAATGTAAAAGGACCGACTAGCTTCTCCTTAAGGAAAAAATACAATTACTAATTTGTATCAATCCATCCACATCACTGAGGTGTCTGTCTCTATAACAGAAATACATGGCaatgaaaataagtattttaaagaaataagaatattttatggTTTCTTATAAAGTtataacaaaaaaagagaaaaagctcTTGACTGAAAAAAGTGTGTtaacagttgtttttaaaaaactgagaTGACGAATTTGTAGAATAGTTTTACCTAATGGAACTATTCAAATCAGACATCTTATCTGCCTAGCTTTTTAATCAACTGAAATTATTGATGATAATAATATCAAAAATGCTACCCACTGGGCTGTAGAATTGGTCAATGGTTAAGAGCCTTGCTGTTCTTGAGAGGACTGcggtttgattctcagcaaccacaagGTAGTTCAAAgcagtaactccagtcccagggaagctgacaccctcttctgatctccaagggcaccaggcacgcTTGtgttgcacatacatgcatgcagggaaacactcatacacattaaattattaaataaacctttaaaaaaaagctaCTCATTCCATCAGGTTTTTCtggtatatttattatgtttctcAGAGACGGATAAAAATGTCCATTTCTAAGTTACATTccaacatttcattttttagaaTTAGATGAAATAATACGGATAAAAATTAATGAAGTTATTTATATTAATGTACTTCTCCAGAGTATTGCTTTATCacttttttctaaaatgtttgtaCTGAGGAGAAAAGATATTTAAGAACAAAGCttgcggggctggagagatggcacagtggttaagagcactgacttcagaggtcctgagttcaattcccagcaaccacatggtggctcacaaccatctgtaacaggatctgctgccctcttctggtgagtctgaggacagctacgGTACACTCGCATACACAAGATAAATCTTAACAGAAGAATAAGCCTGCTCATTAGCCATGTTATCAAACAGTGGTCAGGAAACAGGTTGCACGACGTGAATCTCTTTACTCATTTAATGGTTTTCATGTAGAACAGCCAAGGCTCTGAGCTGGATTTTCTATTTCCCATTTCCTCTGAGTTTCCCTTGCAGTTACTGTTCATAGAAATGTCTCAACAGCTCAGTTTTACAAGAATAATGCACAGAAGGACCTTTGTTTCTCTGTTGACTTAACAACAGAATGCATCAGTCAAGTCATTTACAAAGAACATACTATGAGTAATTATTCTTTTTACTGAACAGTTTATTCAAAGTAGTagttgatctatctatctatctatctatctatctatctatctatctatctatctatctatcttaaagTACCTTGTAGGATGTGAGAACAGGATCCAGACTTTAAGTCACAAAGTTGTACTTTGGGTCCTCTAGTTCCGACTGttaaagaaaaatcatgaaaagtttttatataatatttacattattaaaaaGATCTCAGCAAATTACCACTAACAATCATAGCATTTTCAGTCTTctatacagaaatagaaaacacaggCCATAATCCATTTACAAACATCTAAAGCGTCTGTATCTATTGGTTATGACTGAGAAATGGACCTGTGCCTGCACTTCGCTCACAGCAGACCTCTGCTCCATTGCCTATCTTACAAGAGAACAGTCTGCACAGGCTGTAGGCTGTGCAGAGACACCGAGAAGTAACTACAGTGAAACATCACAAGGGAGCCTCCATCAGCATTCCAAGGGGATGTATCGTTCTTTGCCATGTTGTCACGTGAAACCATTCAAGTTCAACAGCAGTTTCCCCAAGTTAACGCTATTGCTATCCCTCCAATTGCTAGAAACAGCGTCATAGCAACTGACCCAGGCTGAATAGATCTTGAAGATCAGTTAGTGTCTGGCTCTTAGAGATGAAGCAGCTACTTGAAGTCCAGCTGTGAGGAGACTCATTGCAGTACCAGAAATAATGGAGGCCTGGGACCAGATACCTAATATTAGgttaacattttttcttctttatgcataaatgttttgttgttattgcagGATTCATATAAATACCTATTTCCTTTCCATAACAATGTTAAAGAGAAAGAAGTTTTCCTTTCATTGTGTTGAGCAGGAAaaattatcaaattaaaaaaatacatttattagaacgacctaagataggctcagtcttgtttatacttttagggctgcctggcaggaatctgacattggccaaggacaaggaaatgggctgcagcCTAGAACAacgaaataggcttcaggcaatgaaaatgactttgtgctaggacagggaggtagtctcagatattttagtcatcctgataagcccttagaaacagtgatcacaggagtgttcacggaattttgtttattgccttgctggttcttagactatttgtgtttattgttttgcttgttccttgactatttgcatctattgtattgctagttcctcaacctagaactgacctttatatttgcataaaattaaaatggtataaaagcgaaaaggaggaggagggatgggacagaggtttgggggggggtggaaaaaggggataacatctgaaatgtaaataaatacaatatccaattaaaaaatacatatatgtagtgtgtgtgtgcatgtgcgtgtgatAGGGCGTgctgagatcagaggacaacctgatgTAGTCAGTCTGtcctaccatgtgtgttccagggatcaaattctatgcctcaagcttggcagcaaacagCTCTACCCACTGAGGAACCATATTTTGTTAATATAAAAAAACCTCAAAGATTAGTGATTTAAAAGGACTCCTCAGAGAACAGACACAGGCTCcctgaaagaaagcaaaggacaaaacaaaggggaaagagagaactgaactCTCAGTCTTTGAATCCCAGCCATTAGCATGTGCTGGACCTACACTAGGATACAGTATTTAAAGTAACCTTTACCTAGGTTAAAGGTTTTCTGTCAAACATAACTAACTCTAAAATGGGAGAGCTTTCCATATGCTAAAAGGCAAAAGGATGTGTTCTCACCTGCTACCAGACAGTGCTTGGTGGCTGCTGGGGACATGTGATGACTGTAAACTGTTTCCTCAAAATTAAACACATCTGCAGCCTGTTAATCAAGAGACGatcaacaaacaacaaacaaacatgtaaaacCAAAGCCCAAAGCAATAATTCTCCTTTCCACAACTTGAACATATTCTTAGT is a genomic window containing:
- the Ercc8 gene encoding DNA excision repair protein ERCC-8 isoform X5, translated to MGYKHIAVGTRGPKVQLCDLKSGSCSHILQGHRQEILAVSWSPRYDYILATASADSRVKLWDVRRASGCLLTLDQHNGKKSQAVESANTAHNGKVNGLCFTSDGLYLLTVGTDNRMRLWNSSSGDNTLVNYGKVCIDSRKGLKFAVSCGCSSEFVFVPHGSTIAVYAVHSGERLAMLKGHYKSVDCCVFQPNFQELYSGSRDCNILAWVPASYEPVPDDDDKAPTKSQLNPAFADAWSSSDEDG
- the Ercc8 gene encoding DNA excision repair protein ERCC-8 isoform X1, which codes for MLSFLSARQSGLEDPLRLRRAQSTRRVLGLELNKDRDVERIHGSGVNTLDIEPVEGRYMLSGGSDGVIVLYDLENASRQPYYTCKAVCSIGRSHPDVHKYSVETVQWYPHDTGMFISSSFDKTLKVWDTNTLQAADVFNFEETVYSHHMSPAATKHCLVAVGTRGPKVQLCDLKSGSCSHILQGHRQEILAVSWSPRYDYILATASADSRVKLWDVRRASGCLLTLDQHNGKKSQAVESANTAHNGKVNGLCFTSDGLYLLTVGTDNRMRLWNSSSGDNTLVNYGKVCIDSRKGLKFAVSCGCSSEFVFVPHGSTIAVYAVHSGERLAMLKGHYKSVDCCVFQPNFQELYSGSRDCNILAWVPASYEPVPDDDDKAPTKSQLNPAFADAWSSSDEDG
- the Ercc8 gene encoding DNA excision repair protein ERCC-8 isoform X4; this encodes MFISSSFDKTLKVWDTNTLQAADVFNFEETVYSHHMSPAATKHCLVAVGTRGPKVQLCDLKSGSCSHILQGHRQEILAVSWSPRYDYILATASADSRVKLWDVRRASGCLLTLDQHNGKKSQAVESANTAHNGKVNGLCFTSDGLYLLTVGTDNRMRLWNSSSGDNTLVNYGKVCIDSRKGLKFAVSCGCSSEFVFVPHGSTIAVYAVHSGERLAMLKGHYKSVDCCVFQPNFQELYSGSRDCNILAWVPASYEPVPDDDDKAPTKSQLNPAFADAWSSSDEDG
- the Ercc8 gene encoding DNA excision repair protein ERCC-8 isoform X3, with protein sequence MLSFLSARQSGLEDPLRLRRAQSTRRVLGLELNKDRDVERIHGSGVNTLDIEPVEGRYMLSGGSDGVIVLYDLENASRQPYYTCKAVCSIGRSHPDVHKYSVETVQWYPHDTGMFISSSFDKTLKVWDTNTLQAADVFNFEETVYSHHMSPAATKHCLVAVGTRGPKVQLCDLKSGSCSHILQGHRQEILAVSWSPRYDYILATASADSRVKLWDVRRASGCLLTLDQHNGKKSQAVESGTDNRMRLWNSSSGDNTLVNYGKVCIDSRKGLKFAVSCGCSSEFVFVPHGSTIAVYAVHSGERLAMLKGHYKSVDCCVFQPNFQELYSGSRDCNILAWVPASYEPVPDDDDKAPTKSQLNPAFADAWSSSDEDG
- the Ercc8 gene encoding DNA excision repair protein ERCC-8 isoform X2, with protein sequence MLKESMAVELTLWTLSLLKEDTFQGLTYHFLFKDSMLSGGSDGVIVLYDLENASRQPYYTCKAVCSIGRSHPDVHKYSVETVQWYPHDTGMFISSSFDKTLKVWDTNTLQAADVFNFEETVYSHHMSPAATKHCLVAVGTRGPKVQLCDLKSGSCSHILQGHRQEILAVSWSPRYDYILATASADSRVKLWDVRRASGCLLTLDQHNGKKSQAVESANTAHNGKVNGLCFTSDGLYLLTVGTDNRMRLWNSSSGDNTLVNYGKVCIDSRKGLKFAVSCGCSSEFVFVPHGSTIAVYAVHSGERLAMLKGHYKSVDCCVFQPNFQELYSGSRDCNILAWVPASYEPVPDDDDKAPTKSQLNPAFADAWSSSDEDG